The nucleotide sequence ACCGGCGTCTCCACCGTGGTGCACCCCGACCGCATCGCCGAAGTGGCTCCCACCGTGGACGCCGTCGTGAACACCCTCCCCGGCACCGAGGCCACCGAGCACCTCCTCGGCGAACGATTCTTCGGCGCCCTTCGGCCCGGCGCCTGTCTCGTGAACGTCGGCCGCGGAAGCGTCGTCGACGAGGCCGCGCTGATCGGCGCGCTCGACTCCGGCCGGGTCGGCTTCGCCGCACTGGACGTCTTCGAGACCGAACCGCTGCCCGCGCACAGTCCGCTCTGGGACCACGACCGTGTGCTGGTGAGCCCGCACACCGCCGCGCTCGACGCGGCGGAGGACCGCCGCATCGCCGAACTCTTCGCCGCCAACGCCACCCGGCTCCTCGACGGGCATGAGCTGGTCAACCGCGTGAACACCGTCGAGTTCTACTGACCGGGACGGCGGCGCGCTCGAAGGGCTTGTCGCGGAGGTCAGAACGCGTAGCGGCGCACGGTCTCCGGGTGGATGACGAGACGGACCGAGTCCTCGGCCAGGATCCCGGCGAGGTCGTCGGCGCGGGCCGGGTCGTCGAGGTCCCAGTAGCGCGCGGCCAGCCGGGCGGCCAGGTCGTGTGCTCCGTCGGGTTCCACCGTGGTGCGGCCGGCGACCGACAGCCAGCGCTCGCGTTCACCCACCGGGGCGGCGACCACGATCGAGGCGCGGGGGTCGCGGCGTAGACGCCGCACTTTGAGCGTGTCCGGGCCCGTGAAGAGCTGGATCGTGCCCTCGGCGGTGGCCTCGAACCACACCGGCCGGGGCTGTGGCGGAAGCGGCCCACCGGCCACGGACAGAAACCCGTACAGGGGGCGCCGGAGGAACTCGAGGTCCTGGGTGGTCAGCGACGTGGCGTCGGTGCTCATCACAGCCCTTCCGATGGGTGAGGGGGAATGGTTTCGAGGTCGTTGAACGAGGCGTCGGCTCGTTCGGAACGGGTGTTCCGCGGACGGGCGACGGCCGGGCGATGGCCAGGCGGCTCGGCCGCCGCCGGGCGGTCATCGCCCCCAGGCCCCCGCCGCCGCGGCCCGCACGACGTAGTCCTCAAAGGTCCGGGGCGCCCGTCCCAGGACGGTGGCGAGGTCATCTGTCGTCCCTGCCAGCAGCCCGCGTTCCATCAACACGAACATCTCGGCGACGTGGTGGGCGTCCTCCTCGCCCACGCCCTCCTCGACCAGCGCCGCGGTGTACTCGGCGGGGGAGACCTGCCGGTAGGCGAGGGGCCGCCCGGACGCCCGGGAGATCAGCTCGACGGCCTCACCGAAGGTGAGCGCGCGTGGTCCGGTCAGCTCGTAGATCCGTCCGGCGTGCCGGTCGGTCTCGGTCAACACCGCGGCCGCGGCGTCGGCGACGTCCTCCGCGTCGATGAACGGCTCGGGGACCGTGCCGGCCGGGAGCGCCAGCTCCCCGGCGGCCAG is from Streptomyces hygroscopicus and encodes:
- a CDS encoding pyridoxamine 5'-phosphate oxidase, which codes for MSTDATSLTTQDLEFLRRPLYGFLSVAGGPLPPQPRPVWFEATAEGTIQLFTGPDTLKVRRLRRDPRASIVVAAPVGERERWLSVAGRTTVEPDGAHDLAARLAARYWDLDDPARADDLAGILAEDSVRLVIHPETVRRYAF